The following are from one region of the Gloeomargarita lithophora Alchichica-D10 genome:
- a CDS encoding potassium channel family protein → MRNLLIALAVFSGVLLVGILGYWVFAGWSFLDALYMVVITIFGVGFGEVRPLNTPLLRIFTMLIILLGSAAVVGTVGALVQFVTEGEIKHVLESQRMNQKIAQLQDHVIICGYGRMGQILAQRVRSAGLPLIVLDVNEERIREATEHGYVGYAGDAEDEETLILAGVARARALATVLPDDALNVFITLTARGLNEGITILARGEFPATERKLRLAGADHVVLPATIGAMRLAYLITHPATIDLLDRNDGSSTVNEMLNQISLRMDELLVPEDSPLIGRTVGDVEVRGDRTFIVVALRRADGTLVDNPDRDTGVDMGDTLIVVGHRSDMPQLAQNFTLKRQMQYRGARRS, encoded by the coding sequence CTGCGGAACCTACTGATTGCCTTGGCGGTGTTCTCTGGGGTGCTGTTGGTCGGTATCTTGGGCTATTGGGTGTTTGCGGGCTGGTCGTTTTTAGATGCCCTGTACATGGTGGTGATTACGATTTTTGGGGTGGGGTTTGGGGAAGTCCGTCCCTTGAATACACCCCTGTTACGCATCTTTACCATGCTGATTATCCTCCTGGGCAGTGCCGCTGTCGTGGGTACGGTGGGGGCATTGGTACAGTTTGTGACAGAGGGGGAAATTAAACACGTCCTGGAGTCCCAACGCATGAACCAGAAAATTGCCCAACTGCAAGACCATGTGATTATCTGTGGCTATGGCCGCATGGGACAAATCCTGGCGCAGCGGGTGCGTTCAGCGGGCTTGCCTTTGATCGTTTTGGATGTGAATGAGGAGCGGATTCGGGAGGCCACGGAACATGGCTATGTGGGCTATGCGGGGGATGCGGAGGATGAGGAAACTTTGATTTTGGCGGGGGTGGCACGGGCACGGGCGTTGGCAACGGTACTGCCCGATGATGCGTTGAATGTGTTTATTACCCTGACGGCACGGGGGCTGAATGAGGGGATCACGATTCTGGCGCGGGGGGAGTTTCCGGCCACGGAACGGAAATTGCGCCTGGCCGGGGCGGATCATGTGGTGCTACCGGCGACCATTGGGGCGATGCGGTTGGCCTATTTGATTACCCATCCCGCCACCATTGACCTGCTGGATCGTAATGACGGTAGCAGTACGGTTAATGAGATGCTCAACCAAATCAGCCTGCGGATGGATGAACTGCTGGTGCCGGAGGATTCCCCGTTAATTGGCCGGACGGTGGGGGATGTGGAGGTGCGGGGGGATCGGACGTTTATCGTGGTGGCTCTGCGGCGTGCCGATGGGACATTGGTGGATAATCCCGACCGGGATACGGGGGTGGATATGGGGGATACGTTGATTGTGGTGGGGCATCGGAGCGATATGCCCCAGTTGGCGCAAAATTTCACCCTCAAGCGGCAAATGCAGTACCGGGGGGCGCGCCGGAGTTAG
- a CDS encoding sensor histidine kinase, whose product MFQQMRRRLALWYTGVTAVLLLVFALAGYGYVQTTLSERIDDTLDHVVEVVVATLPSAPPQWPEDVEEDRVALEWFAPTGERIWSTLDMTLVPPLHPGVWRETVTISGDEALRQVTQPVYLDHTLLGYLRVSHPWFEVTKPVRQLLIDLTVGGLVSLGLVAVAGWFLSGLAMTPVRQSYQRLEQFTADASHELRSPLASLQMNWELLHSQYQSQPQIQAMGGLIQRLGRLVDDLLFLARQDTQGVGAGEACPLDGLVMEVTQEQQGLAPGVMIHLELPTTENPDTLTVWGNYGQLGRLFTNVIRNAWQYTPAGGQVWVRLSVQGDTLAVAVQDTGVGIAEADLPRLFDRFYRVDPARGWAGGSGLGLAIAQSIVQAHQGTMDLTSKLGQGTLVVITLPRFKELIHRG is encoded by the coding sequence ATGTTCCAACAAATGCGTCGCCGTTTGGCTCTGTGGTACACCGGGGTAACGGCGGTTTTGCTCCTGGTGTTTGCCCTGGCGGGCTATGGCTATGTGCAAACCACCCTTAGTGAACGGATTGATGACACCCTGGATCATGTGGTGGAAGTGGTGGTGGCAACCCTGCCGAGTGCGCCGCCCCAGTGGCCGGAAGATGTGGAGGAAGACCGGGTGGCGTTGGAATGGTTTGCCCCCACCGGGGAGCGTATCTGGAGTACTTTAGATATGACTCTGGTGCCCCCTCTGCATCCGGGGGTGTGGCGGGAAACGGTGACCATTAGCGGGGATGAGGCTCTGCGGCAGGTGACGCAACCGGTGTACCTTGATCATACATTGTTAGGCTATTTACGCGTGAGTCATCCCTGGTTTGAGGTGACCAAACCGGTGCGCCAATTGCTCATAGATTTAACGGTCGGGGGGCTGGTTTCCCTGGGGTTGGTGGCGGTGGCGGGTTGGTTTCTGTCGGGGTTGGCGATGACTCCGGTGCGCCAGTCCTATCAACGGTTGGAGCAGTTTACCGCCGATGCGTCCCATGAATTGCGTAGCCCCCTAGCTAGTTTGCAAATGAATTGGGAATTATTACATTCGCAGTACCAAAGTCAACCCCAAATTCAGGCAATGGGGGGCTTAATCCAACGCTTGGGGCGGTTGGTGGATGATTTATTATTTTTGGCTCGCCAGGATACCCAGGGGGTGGGGGCGGGGGAAGCCTGTCCCTTGGATGGGCTGGTGATGGAGGTGACGCAGGAGCAACAGGGTTTGGCACCGGGGGTAATGATCCATCTGGAATTACCTACCACGGAAAACCCGGACACCCTGACGGTCTGGGGTAATTACGGCCAGTTGGGGCGATTATTCACCAATGTGATCCGCAATGCGTGGCAATATACGCCTGCGGGGGGTCAGGTGTGGGTGCGTTTATCCGTCCAGGGGGATACCCTCGCCGTTGCCGTCCAGGATACGGGGGTGGGGATTGCCGAGGCGGATTTGCCCCGGTTGTTTGACCGTTTTTACCGAGTCGATCCGGCTAGGGGTTGGGCGGGGGGCAGTGGGTTGGGGTTGGCGATTGCCCAAAGCATTGTCCAGGCGCACCAGGGGACGATGGATTTAACCAGCAAACTAGGCCAAGGTACGTTAGTTGTAATTACCTTACCTCGCTTCAAAGAGCTAATTCATCGGGGGTAG
- a CDS encoding MGMT family protein, with amino-acid sequence MNTYTRIYSVVQHIPYGRVATYGQVARLANLSGQARLVGYALYRLQTCPPNLQPEIPWQRVINAKGEISYDAFRHGNDHRQRVLLETEGVVFDANGKISLPLYQWQPQRVD; translated from the coding sequence ATGAATACTTACACCAGGATTTATAGCGTTGTGCAACACATTCCCTATGGCCGGGTGGCGACCTACGGCCAAGTTGCCCGGCTTGCGAATCTGAGCGGTCAAGCCCGTTTGGTGGGTTATGCCCTGTACCGACTCCAGACTTGTCCGCCCAACCTTCAGCCAGAAATTCCCTGGCAGCGGGTAATCAATGCCAAGGGTGAAATTTCCTACGATGCGTTTCGGCATGGGAATGACCATCGGCAACGGGTTTTGTTAGAGACAGAGGGGGTGGTTTTTGATGCCAACGGGAAAATCAGTTTGCCCCTTTACCAGTGGCAACCGCAACGGGTGGATTAG
- a CDS encoding diacylglycerol kinase family protein, with amino-acid sequence MPSSVVTDTIPLPSPTNRSNLGQSFYYAGQGLHYALTSQRNFRIHVGIGTLALIWSAGVHLPLPQMAIIALTIGLVLALELVNTALEAVVDLSVGQTYHELARIAKDCAAAAVLVTALTAVGVAGLLLIPPSLAYRILG; translated from the coding sequence ATGCCGTCATCGGTTGTTACGGATACAATACCGCTACCCAGTCCAACGAACCGGAGCAATTTGGGGCAAAGTTTTTACTATGCCGGGCAGGGTCTCCACTACGCCTTGACCAGCCAACGGAATTTTCGCATCCATGTGGGCATCGGCACCCTCGCCCTGATTTGGTCAGCAGGGGTGCATTTGCCCTTGCCCCAAATGGCGATTATTGCCCTGACTATTGGCCTAGTGCTGGCGCTGGAATTGGTGAATACGGCCTTGGAAGCGGTGGTGGATTTGAGTGTGGGGCAAACGTATCATGAATTAGCTCGGATTGCCAAAGACTGCGCCGCCGCCGCCGTATTGGTCACGGCTCTGACCGCTGTAGGGGTGGCGGGACTATTGCTGATACCTCCGTCCTTGGCCTACCGAATACTTGGCTAA
- a CDS encoding NADPH-dependent assimilatory sulfite reductase hemoprotein subunit gives MTGDTITGDTSTAVPPTDPAGRLPRGEAVKLASNYLQEPLATEARQPTRQFSEPAVQILKFHGSYQQDDRDKRRELRQQGLERDFSLMLRTRQPGGHVPAPLYATLSALADQYGNGTLRVTTRQTFQMHGVLKGNLQTVIEAIVRNMGSTLATCGDINRNVMAPPAPFRHRPSYRHAQEYARKLSDLLLPRTRSYYDLWIDDEQVEIPVLPQLEHLPKIHLDNPTEPLYGNQYLPRKFKCAITVPDDNSVDIYSQDIGLIVVTDTKGALRGFNILVGGGMGRTHNKEETFPLLGQPLGFAPVAEIETVMQAILAVQRDHGNRQDRKQARMKYLVHTWGIRKFRQKVQEYVGQKLKPWQKIPPFPPGLNYLGWQTQGDGKLFLGLSIPNGRIADTAEMQLKTALRLINEQFALPLQLSPTQDVILMDIDPHWRGKISEILRSHRVPLADDLSPFTRLAMACPALPTCGLAITESERVLPNLVQEVETLWGELGLGDTPLIIRMTGCPNGCARPYLAELGLVGTLPGHYQVWVGASANGDRLAQVLWEKMPLDGMTQVLKPIFTFYKQERYMGERFGDFCQRVGLTQLQQRAAES, from the coding sequence ATGACTGGCGATACCATCACTGGCGATACCAGCACTGCCGTTCCCCCCACCGACCCCGCCGGGCGTTTACCCCGGGGTGAGGCGGTCAAGCTGGCGAGCAACTATCTCCAGGAACCCTTGGCGACTGAAGCCCGCCAACCCACCCGCCAGTTTAGTGAACCGGCGGTGCAGATTTTGAAATTCCACGGTTCTTACCAGCAGGACGACCGGGACAAACGCCGGGAATTGCGCCAACAGGGTTTGGAGCGGGATTTTTCTTTGATGCTCCGCACCCGCCAACCGGGGGGTCATGTCCCCGCCCCGCTTTACGCCACCCTGTCTGCCCTAGCGGATCAATACGGCAACGGCACCCTGCGGGTCACCACCCGGCAAACGTTTCAAATGCACGGGGTACTCAAGGGCAATTTGCAGACCGTGATCGAGGCGATTGTGCGGAATATGGGCAGTACCCTCGCCACCTGTGGGGATATTAACCGCAATGTCATGGCTCCCCCCGCTCCCTTTCGCCACCGTCCCAGCTATCGCCACGCCCAGGAGTACGCCCGGAAGTTATCGGATTTGCTTTTGCCCCGCACCCGCAGTTATTACGACCTGTGGATTGATGATGAACAGGTGGAAATTCCGGTGTTGCCCCAGCTAGAGCATCTCCCCAAAATTCACCTGGATAATCCCACGGAACCCCTCTACGGCAACCAATATCTACCCCGCAAATTCAAGTGCGCCATCACCGTCCCCGATGACAATTCGGTGGATATTTACTCCCAAGATATTGGCCTGATTGTGGTCACCGATACCAAGGGGGCATTGCGGGGTTTTAATATCCTAGTGGGCGGGGGCATGGGGCGCACCCACAACAAAGAAGAAACCTTCCCGCTGTTGGGTCAACCCCTGGGGTTTGCGCCGGTGGCAGAGATTGAAACGGTGATGCAAGCGATTTTGGCAGTCCAGCGGGATCATGGTAACCGCCAGGATCGCAAACAAGCCCGTATGAAGTACCTTGTCCACACCTGGGGTATTCGTAAATTCCGGCAAAAGGTGCAGGAATATGTGGGGCAAAAACTCAAACCCTGGCAAAAAATCCCCCCCTTTCCGCCGGGGTTGAATTACCTCGGTTGGCAGACCCAGGGGGACGGCAAGCTGTTTTTGGGTTTATCCATCCCCAACGGGCGGATCGCAGATACGGCAGAGATGCAACTCAAAACCGCCCTGCGCTTGATCAACGAGCAGTTTGCCCTCCCATTGCAACTCAGCCCCACCCAGGATGTCATTCTCATGGACATTGACCCCCACTGGCGGGGCAAAATCAGCGAGATTCTGCGTAGTCATCGGGTGCCTTTAGCGGATGACCTGTCCCCCTTCACCCGCTTGGCAATGGCCTGCCCCGCCCTGCCCACCTGTGGTTTAGCGATTACCGAATCCGAGCGAGTACTACCAAATTTAGTACAAGAGGTGGAAACCCTATGGGGGGAACTGGGTTTGGGCGATACCCCTTTAATCATTCGCATGACGGGCTGTCCCAATGGCTGTGCCCGTCCCTATCTGGCGGAGTTGGGCTTGGTGGGCACCTTACCCGGCCATTACCAGGTGTGGGTGGGTGCGAGTGCCAACGGTGACCGGCTGGCTCAAGTGCTATGGGAGAAAATGCCCCTGGATGGTATGACTCAAGTGCTTAAGCCAATATTTACTTTTTATAAACAAGAGCGGTACATGGGTGAACGATTTGGGGACTTTTGCCAGCGGGTGGGGCTAACCCAATTGCAACAGCGAGCGGCTGAATCATAA
- the cysH gene encoding phosphoadenosine phosphosulfate reductase, which produces MFPELMQKVQTLDLAVLNQELDAASPQEILAWVTQVLPEGLVQASAFNVDDMVVTDLLYRGLKPQHPVPVLFLDTLHHFPESLELVARSTQHYDLNLKIYRLVTVDSRLGFAQRYGENLWETDIQQFHHLTKIEPLHRGLAELGAVAWITGRRRDQAHTRSDMPVLEWDKQQRLKINPLANWTRPQSWRYVMEYQVPYNPLHDQGYASIGDEPLTTPVAEGEDERAGRWRGSGKTECGIHI; this is translated from the coding sequence ATGTTCCCCGAACTGATGCAAAAAGTACAAACCCTGGATTTGGCGGTGCTGAACCAGGAATTGGATGCGGCTTCACCCCAGGAGATTTTGGCCTGGGTAACCCAGGTATTGCCGGAGGGGTTGGTGCAGGCCAGTGCGTTTAATGTGGATGATATGGTGGTGACTGACCTGCTTTACCGGGGCTTAAAACCCCAACATCCGGTGCCGGTGTTATTTTTGGATACCCTGCACCATTTCCCGGAAAGCCTGGAGTTGGTCGCCCGCAGTACCCAGCACTACGACCTGAACCTGAAAATTTACCGGCTTGTGACCGTGGATTCCCGGCTGGGGTTTGCCCAACGCTACGGGGAAAATCTTTGGGAAACGGATATTCAGCAGTTCCATCACCTGACCAAAATCGAACCCCTGCACCGGGGGCTGGCGGAGTTGGGGGCGGTGGCCTGGATCACGGGGCGGCGGCGGGATCAAGCCCACACCCGCTCGGATATGCCGGTGCTGGAGTGGGACAAACAACAACGGCTGAAAATCAATCCCCTCGCCAACTGGACGCGCCCCCAAAGTTGGCGCTATGTGATGGAATACCAAGTGCCCTACAACCCGCTCCACGACCAGGGCTATGCCAGCATTGGCGATGAACCCCTCACGACCCCGGTGGCCGAGGGCGAAGATGAGCGGGCGGGACGCTGGCGGGGGTCGGGGAAAACCGAGTGTGGCATCCACATTTAG
- a CDS encoding protochlorophyllide reductase produces MTTTPTVMITGTSSGVGLYATQALLDRGWFVVCACRDGQKMTQAAQELNLNPEQYIVIHLDLASLASVRQFVQEFRQIGRPLQALVCNAAVYMPLLKEPLRSPEGYELSVATNHLGHFLLALLLLEDLQANPAPDRRLVVLGTVTANSEELGGKIPIPAPADLGDLAGLAAGFQAPITMIDGKPFKPGKAYKDSKLCNMIMTRELHRRYHASTGITFSSLYPGCVADTPLFRHSYPTFQTLFPWFQKNITGGYVSQALAGERVAQVVADASFQESGGHWSWGNRQAKDGKPFVQKLSAQATDQNRAERLWDLSRQLVGLT; encoded by the coding sequence ATGACTACTACCCCCACTGTGATGATTACCGGCACCTCTTCGGGAGTCGGCCTTTATGCCACCCAAGCCCTTCTGGATCGGGGCTGGTTCGTTGTCTGCGCCTGCCGGGATGGGCAAAAAATGACCCAGGCCGCCCAAGAGCTTAACCTCAATCCTGAGCAGTACATTGTCATTCACCTAGACCTGGCTTCCCTGGCCAGTGTGCGTCAATTTGTGCAGGAATTTCGCCAGATTGGCCGCCCCTTGCAGGCGTTGGTCTGTAATGCCGCCGTGTATATGCCCCTGTTAAAAGAGCCGCTCCGTAGCCCCGAAGGTTACGAGTTGAGCGTGGCTACGAATCATTTGGGGCACTTTCTGTTGGCATTACTACTACTGGAGGATTTGCAGGCCAATCCTGCCCCGGATCGCCGCCTGGTGGTACTGGGCACCGTCACCGCCAACTCGGAAGAATTGGGGGGCAAAATTCCCATCCCGGCTCCGGCGGACTTGGGGGATTTAGCGGGTTTAGCAGCGGGATTCCAAGCTCCCATTACCATGATTGATGGTAAGCCCTTCAAACCGGGCAAAGCCTACAAAGACAGTAAATTGTGCAACATGATTATGACCCGGGAGCTACACCGGCGTTATCACGCATCCACCGGCATTACCTTTAGTTCCCTCTACCCCGGTTGTGTGGCGGATACACCCCTATTTCGCCATAGTTATCCGACATTTCAAACGCTATTCCCTTGGTTTCAGAAAAATATCACCGGCGGTTATGTGTCCCAAGCCTTGGCCGGGGAACGGGTGGCGCAGGTGGTGGCGGATGCCTCGTTTCAGGAGTCCGGCGGGCATTGGAGTTGGGGCAATCGCCAAGCCAAAGACGGAAAACCATTTGTGCAAAAACTATCGGCGCAGGCTACCGACCAAAATCGGGCGGAACGGCTATGGGATTTGAGTCGCCAGTTGGTGGGGTTAACCTAA
- a CDS encoding HEAT repeat domain-containing protein, whose translation MFTDDQPDLASPLDDWQEAPQPDPDLMLAQLTASEPLQRMQAARAFCELQDERAGERLIPLLADACPLVRLSAAYALGRNPTPLAVPALIQQWHHDANGYVRKGIIWALGYSRDHQAAPTLIMALQRDIPAVRLWAASSLVQLMQGNGQLLPLAVQVLCHTLQQDPVAAVRSNCTWALGQIPPEHLSEDLYLQIVEALRGGLQDGDAGVRDDSWSALLNLGVIAGLPTPDELAL comes from the coding sequence ATGTTCACCGACGACCAACCCGACCTCGCCAGCCCCCTCGACGACTGGCAGGAGGCACCCCAACCCGACCCCGACCTGATGCTGGCGCAGTTGACGGCCAGTGAACCCCTGCAACGGATGCAGGCCGCCCGGGCGTTTTGTGAACTCCAGGATGAGCGGGCGGGGGAACGGTTGATCCCTTTGCTGGCGGATGCCTGTCCCCTGGTGCGTTTGAGCGCCGCCTACGCCCTGGGACGCAACCCCACCCCGCTGGCGGTACCGGCTCTCATCCAGCAATGGCACCACGATGCCAACGGCTACGTCCGCAAGGGGATTATTTGGGCTTTGGGCTACAGCCGCGATCACCAGGCGGCTCCCACATTGATAATGGCACTCCAACGGGATATTCCGGCGGTGCGGTTGTGGGCGGCCAGTTCCCTCGTGCAACTGATGCAAGGGAATGGACAACTCCTGCCCTTGGCGGTACAAGTTCTCTGCCACACCCTGCAACAGGACCCGGTGGCCGCCGTGCGGAGCAACTGCACCTGGGCCTTGGGGCAAATTCCCCCCGAACATTTGTCCGAGGATTTGTACTTACAAATTGTCGAAGCCCTGCGGGGCGGTTTACAAGACGGGGATGCGGGAGTCCGGGACGATAGCTGGAGCGCATTGCTCAATTTGGGGGTCATCGCTGGCCTGCCTACCCCCGATGAATTAGCTCTTTGA
- a CDS encoding TerB family tellurite resistance protein translates to MTGNRWFDPSTPSIATLSLWEGIAAIGVLMMTADEDAAPEEEDQLVEFLVQQGVPVATAQAATQKALQILVQEGVAPLGGAACRAVASTKQAELAMQLAVRIALADGFVLIEENTMLIDLTHALGVSELRLEQIIQTALQTDERFRPLGEDHPS, encoded by the coding sequence GTGACTGGAAACCGTTGGTTTGACCCCAGCACTCCCTCCATCGCCACCCTGAGTCTGTGGGAAGGGATTGCCGCTATCGGTGTCTTGATGATGACAGCGGATGAGGATGCTGCCCCCGAAGAGGAAGACCAACTGGTGGAGTTTCTTGTCCAGCAGGGAGTACCGGTGGCAACGGCGCAAGCCGCCACCCAAAAAGCCCTCCAGATTTTGGTACAAGAGGGCGTGGCTCCCTTGGGGGGAGCGGCCTGTCGGGCGGTGGCCAGTACCAAACAGGCGGAATTGGCCATGCAGTTGGCGGTGCGGATTGCCCTGGCGGATGGGTTTGTATTAATTGAGGAAAATACCATGCTGATTGACCTTACCCACGCCCTGGGGGTGAGTGAATTGCGCCTAGAGCAGATTATCCAAACGGCATTGCAGACGGATGAACGGTTCCGTCCCCTGGGGGAAGATCATCCCAGTTAA
- a CDS encoding CHAD domain-containing protein — MASTSLGWWLHQHLGQAFCKWGKQEAGVRLGEDPEAIHQMRVALRRMRALMGGFQAVLDLPRVTRKVGMISRVLGQARDQDVMLARLHDHYLPALPAPEQAWVADLLKDLRQQRRGAQRELVALLTSATYQRVKEAWVNWLDHPRWGSLGDWPVAMALPHLLVIAWGELALHQGWRVVAADADPELLHDLRKAIKRTRYQWEFAQDGAPVGLAEPLALLRQAQEQLGALQDGVVLAEQIGVTCPTLQGLLAQERAEIWQAWQTLRGHYQQGATHQHIYQTLGNRCLNWDDLPPGDGTVHPSAMPFG; from the coding sequence ATGGCATCAACAAGCCTGGGGTGGTGGCTCCATCAGCATCTAGGGCAAGCCTTTTGCAAATGGGGCAAGCAAGAGGCGGGGGTACGCCTGGGGGAAGACCCGGAGGCGATTCACCAAATGCGGGTGGCTCTGCGGCGAATGCGGGCACTGATGGGGGGATTTCAGGCGGTTTTAGACCTGCCCCGGGTGACCCGCAAGGTGGGGATGATCAGCCGGGTGTTGGGGCAAGCGCGGGATCAGGATGTGATGTTGGCTCGCCTGCATGACCATTATCTCCCGGCTCTACCTGCCCCGGAGCAGGCATGGGTAGCGGATTTGCTCAAAGACCTGCGCCAGCAACGCCGGGGGGCGCAACGGGAATTGGTAGCTTTGCTAACTTCTGCCACCTACCAGCGGGTCAAAGAAGCCTGGGTAAACTGGTTGGATCACCCCCGCTGGGGGTCTTTGGGGGACTGGCCGGTGGCGATGGCTTTGCCCCATCTGTTGGTAATCGCCTGGGGGGAACTGGCTCTGCACCAGGGCTGGCGGGTGGTGGCGGCGGATGCTGACCCGGAGTTACTCCACGACCTCCGCAAGGCCATTAAACGCACCCGCTACCAGTGGGAATTTGCCCAGGATGGGGCACCCGTTGGATTGGCGGAGCCGTTAGCATTATTACGGCAGGCGCAGGAACAGTTGGGGGCACTTCAGGATGGTGTTGTCCTTGCCGAGCAAATTGGTGTCACTTGCCCGACCCTGCAAGGATTGTTAGCCCAAGAGCGGGCAGAAATCTGGCAAGCTTGGCAAACCCTACGGGGTCACTACCAACAGGGGGCAACGCACCAGCATATTTATCAAACCCTGGGGAACCGCTGCCTTAACTGGGATGATCTTCCCCCAGGGGACGGAACCGTTCATCCGTCTGCAATGCCGTTTGGATAA
- a CDS encoding YqeG family HAD IIIA-type phosphatase, with translation MPWQDLLRPRLTHPGPVTELDVTLLQSQALRGIVLDVDDTLVPAHEQVIPLAVLTWIERLKTLGPVWLVSNNVLVHRIGDIAQQLNCPYICGAGKPSRRKLRQALQGMNLPPTQTAMIGDRRLTDILAGNRLGMYTVLVEPIAAPRWQKLRSMEDWLINTLL, from the coding sequence ATGCCCTGGCAAGACCTGCTCCGTCCCCGTTTGACCCACCCCGGCCCGGTGACGGAGTTGGATGTCACCCTCCTCCAGTCTCAGGCGTTGCGGGGCATTGTCCTGGATGTGGATGATACCCTGGTGCCCGCCCATGAGCAGGTGATTCCGCTGGCAGTGTTGACCTGGATCGAGCGACTGAAAACCCTCGGCCCCGTCTGGTTGGTCAGCAATAATGTCCTTGTCCACCGGATTGGGGACATCGCCCAGCAACTCAATTGCCCTTACATTTGTGGTGCCGGGAAACCCTCCCGCCGCAAACTGCGCCAAGCCCTCCAAGGCATGAACCTCCCCCCAACCCAAACCGCCATGATTGGCGACCGCCGTTTAACGGACATCCTGGCGGGCAATCGCCTGGGAATGTACACCGTGCTGGTGGAACCCATTGCCGCCCCCCGCTGGCAAAAACTCCGTAGTATGGAAGATTGGTTGATAAATACATTGTTATAA
- a CDS encoding ARC6/PARC6 family protein, which translates to MAVSYRQILLERDGQPLNQSQVRLLLRQALSQLQTYHDRHHAHGGVSLTTMQQVPNGCHLAPPTRTPTNGTPQQDLMALAQAAITLLTGYPPSPDWHWQEHCQLDASLEQTLAQMLAGDFSEAGQVLAVVVPQDFDPTEVAPITTPTPQTMPAIAPTVGSMTPELMTPAPVAPQPSPNVVGLLLLGLGLGVLGVVGGGLVWFLLLGRSVPFQSESPAGVESVPSLTPMEPAQESSGSGGGQKSTSTAVSESRFSGADGVALVASWLEAKKNVFAPPYDLDVAANFLTGPAWTAVAKQDGSVDWLRKNNTYYQYGTGQVTLKRVIQSTANQVVLDIAIQEQLNIYKNGRLRQSKTDRDTYRFDLRRVGDRWKIHDRRSVN; encoded by the coding sequence ATGGCCGTATCCTACCGTCAAATTTTGCTGGAGCGGGACGGACAACCCTTAAACCAGTCCCAGGTCAGGCTTTTATTACGGCAAGCCTTGAGCCAACTGCAAACCTACCATGACCGGCATCACGCCCACGGGGGCGTGAGTTTGACCACCATGCAACAGGTGCCCAACGGTTGTCATTTGGCTCCCCCGACCCGCACGCCCACGAACGGCACGCCCCAACAGGATTTGATGGCTTTGGCGCAGGCGGCGATTACCCTGCTGACGGGCTATCCCCCCAGCCCGGATTGGCATTGGCAGGAACATTGTCAACTGGATGCCTCTCTGGAGCAAACGCTGGCACAGATGTTGGCGGGTGACTTTAGCGAAGCGGGTCAAGTGTTGGCGGTGGTGGTGCCCCAGGATTTTGACCCGACCGAGGTTGCCCCAATTACCACGCCTACCCCCCAGACGATGCCCGCAATTGCCCCCACCGTAGGGTCTATGACACCGGAGCTAATGACACCTGCGCCGGTTGCTCCCCAACCTAGCCCCAATGTGGTGGGGCTTTTGCTGTTGGGGTTGGGGTTAGGGGTACTTGGGGTGGTGGGGGGTGGGTTGGTCTGGTTTTTGTTGCTGGGGCGTTCGGTGCCGTTCCAGAGCGAATCCCCGGCGGGGGTGGAGTCAGTCCCCAGTCTTACCCCGATGGAACCAGCGCAAGAATCAAGCGGGAGTGGGGGAGGCCAGAAAAGCACCTCGACGGCAGTATCCGAGAGCCGTTTTAGTGGTGCGGATGGGGTGGCTCTGGTGGCATCCTGGTTGGAGGCCAAAAAAAACGTCTTTGCCCCGCCCTATGACCTGGATGTGGCGGCTAATTTTTTAACGGGACCGGCCTGGACGGCGGTGGCGAAGCAGGACGGTTCGGTGGATTGGCTCCGCAAAAATAATACTTATTATCAATACGGTACTGGTCAAGTGACCCTCAAAAGGGTAATTCAATCCACTGCCAATCAAGTTGTTTTAGACATTGCCATTCAAGAACAATTAAATATCTATAAAAATGGCCGTCTGCGCCAAAGCAAAACCGACCGGGACACCTATCGCTTTGACCTGCGCCGGGTGGGAGATCGCTGGAAAATCCATGACCGCCGCAGTGTGAATTAA